From Halichondria panicea chromosome 12, odHalPani1.1, whole genome shotgun sequence, a single genomic window includes:
- the LOC135345042 gene encoding uncharacterized protein LOC135345042 isoform X1: MADVDDGGIQDDSDDQGRHVECDDDFQVLPDEDYNDDDNDGEDTENELYDTLQVVCNASSSSDSYSPFPSKQHALLYLLLHCPRPIGETNLKFVWFAMKQMNPCLPSIHQIKQLVLPVFEAPTKYYSSDGTPFYANSMMATIRHCFANQLFASVVQRYPVQPDMELMEMYHGERWRTDPKLQTPMAVLPGSELHIQAHILLTLDQLKMAFTSVVYLYPEPGALVILESSDFKVTNILTIVSPPSSLLRYMLDSNTLEQLGMKEFEDFIQPHPLKYSGLGKPVVTAPIILYSDDTSGNKSKKWNCFNSWCFLVAGLPRSENSQLRNIHFITCSNKVSVLDMSRPVAEDIKTLQEGITVFDAFLKTEVIVRAPVVCLIADNPRAAEVINHRGGSSRKYCRKCMVDREVDPVDVSTLHTKDVSLSQMRTIQSAQTESEKESLRTSFGLRERENPMLSLNVDLYQSTPVECLHAILLGPVKYLLKRFIAGLKKEQKAKVLAIVQQFNYSGFDVRLYGNIIKHHCSFVGRDYKAWAQMAAFIVTPYVTTNERKLWLALLKVFSLAYCVPFNPNCSEESRQVCIGVCRPGEGIQPTNV; the protein is encoded by the exons ATGGCGGATGTTGATGATGGTGGTATCCAGGATGACTCGGACGATCAGGGAAGGCATGTAGAATGCGATGATGACTTTCAG GTTCTACCTGATGAAGATTACAACGATGATGACAATGATGGTGAGGATACAGAGAATGAGTTATATGACACACTGCAAG TTGTGTGCAATGCTTCATCGTCCTCTGATTCGTATTCTCCATTCCCATCGAAACAACATGCTTTACTCTATCTTTTGCTTCACTGTCCACGACCAATT GGAGAAACAAACTTAAAGTTCGTTTGGTTTGCAATGAAGCAGATGAACCCTTGTTTGCCATCGATACATCAAATAAAGCAACTTGTTTTGCCTGTTTTTGAGGCCCCAACGAAG TATTATTCATCTGATGGGACACCCTTTTATGCAAATTCAATGATGGCAACAATACGCCATTGCTTCGCTAATCAATTGTTTGCAAGTGTAGTCCAGAGGTATCCAGTTCAGCCTGACATGGAGTTGAT GGAAATGTATCATGGAGAGCGCTGGAGAACAGACCCAAAACTTCAAACCCCTATGGCTGTTTTGCCT ggTTCTGAGTTGCATATCCAAGCACATATATTGCTTACACTGGACCAATTAAAAATGGCATTCACATCAGTTGTCTACCTGTATCCTGAGCCGGGTGCTTTGGTTATACTTGAATCTTCTGACTTCAAGGTTACGAACATTCTAACTATTGTTTCACCACCTAGCTCCCTACTTCGATATATGTTGGATTCAAACACTCTCGAACAACTTGGaatgaag GAATTTGAGGATTTCATTCAACCTCATCCACTTAAGTATTCAGGATTAGGAAAGCCTGTTGTCACTGCACCAATTATTCTTTACTCTGACGATACAAGTGGAAATAAGAGTAAAAAGTGGAACTGTTTTAACAGTTGGTGTTTCCTTGTGGCAGGACTTCCGCGTAGTGAAAATTCTCAATTACGTAACATACACTTTATTACTTGTTCCAACAAGGTTTCTGTGTTGGATATGTCACGACCTGTTGCTGAGGATATCAAAACACTCCAAGAGGGAATAACTGTCTTTGATGCATTTCTCAAAACTGAGGTTATTGTGAGGGCACCTGTGGTTTGCTTGATTGCTGATAATCCTCGCGCAGCAGAAGTCATTAATCATCGAGGTGGAAGTAGCAGGAAGTACTGCAGAAAGTGCATg gttgACAGAGAAGTTGATCCTGTTGATGTGAGCACTCTACATACGAAAGATGTATCACTTAGCCAAATGAGAACTATACAGTCTGCACAAACAGAGTCAGAGAAGGAGAGTCTTCGAACTAGCTTTGGACTTCGTGAACGAGAAAATCCCATGCTGTCATTGAACGTTGATTTATATCA ATCGACACCTGTTGAATGTCTCCATGCGATTTTGCTCGGCCCGGTCAAGTACTTACTGAAACGCTTCATTGCTGGATTAAAAAAGGAACAAAAAGCAAAAGTTCTGGCTATTGTTCAACAATTCAATTATTCTGGCTTTGACGTTCGACTGTATGGAAACATAATCAAACACCATTGTTCATTTGTTGGGAGGGATTACAAAGCCTGGGCACAG ATGGCTGCTTTTATTGTGACCCCATATGTGACTACCAATGAAAGAAAATTATGGTTGGCACTTTTAAAA GTGTTCAGTCTGGCATATTGTGTTCCATTTAATCCAAATTGTTCTGAGGAAAGCAGACAAGTATGTATAGGGGTTTGTAGACCTGGTGAAGGAATACAACCCACAAATGTCTAA
- the LOC135345042 gene encoding uncharacterized protein LOC135345042 isoform X4, producing the protein MADVDDGGIQDDSDDQGRHVECDDDFQVLPDEDYNDDDNDGEDTENELYDTLQVVCNASSSSDSYSPFPSKQHALLYLLLHCPRPIGETNLKFVWFAMKQMNPCLPSIHQIKQLVLPVFEAPTKYYSSDGTPFYANSMMATIRHCFANQLFASVVQRYPVQPDMELMEMYHGERWRTDPKLQTPMAVLPGSELHIQAHILLTLDQLKMAFTSVVYLYPEPGALVILESSDFKVTNILTIVSPPSSLLRYMLDSNTLEQLGMKVSVLDMSRPVAEDIKTLQEGITVFDAFLKTEVIVRAPVVCLIADNPRAAEVINHRGGSSRKYCRKCMVDREVDPVDVSTLHTKDVSLSQMRTIQSAQTESEKESLRTSFGLRERENPMLSLNVDLYQSTPVECLHAILLGPVKYLLKRFIAGLKKEQKAKVLAIVQQFNYSGFDVRLYGNIIKHHCSFVGRDYKAWAQMAAFIVTPYVTTNERKLWLALLKVFSLAYCVPFNPNCSEESRQVCIGVCRPGEGIQPTNV; encoded by the exons ATGGCGGATGTTGATGATGGTGGTATCCAGGATGACTCGGACGATCAGGGAAGGCATGTAGAATGCGATGATGACTTTCAG GTTCTACCTGATGAAGATTACAACGATGATGACAATGATGGTGAGGATACAGAGAATGAGTTATATGACACACTGCAAG TTGTGTGCAATGCTTCATCGTCCTCTGATTCGTATTCTCCATTCCCATCGAAACAACATGCTTTACTCTATCTTTTGCTTCACTGTCCACGACCAATT GGAGAAACAAACTTAAAGTTCGTTTGGTTTGCAATGAAGCAGATGAACCCTTGTTTGCCATCGATACATCAAATAAAGCAACTTGTTTTGCCTGTTTTTGAGGCCCCAACGAAG TATTATTCATCTGATGGGACACCCTTTTATGCAAATTCAATGATGGCAACAATACGCCATTGCTTCGCTAATCAATTGTTTGCAAGTGTAGTCCAGAGGTATCCAGTTCAGCCTGACATGGAGTTGAT GGAAATGTATCATGGAGAGCGCTGGAGAACAGACCCAAAACTTCAAACCCCTATGGCTGTTTTGCCT ggTTCTGAGTTGCATATCCAAGCACATATATTGCTTACACTGGACCAATTAAAAATGGCATTCACATCAGTTGTCTACCTGTATCCTGAGCCGGGTGCTTTGGTTATACTTGAATCTTCTGACTTCAAGGTTACGAACATTCTAACTATTGTTTCACCACCTAGCTCCCTACTTCGATATATGTTGGATTCAAACACTCTCGAACAACTTGGaatgaag GTTTCTGTGTTGGATATGTCACGACCTGTTGCTGAGGATATCAAAACACTCCAAGAGGGAATAACTGTCTTTGATGCATTTCTCAAAACTGAGGTTATTGTGAGGGCACCTGTGGTTTGCTTGATTGCTGATAATCCTCGCGCAGCAGAAGTCATTAATCATCGAGGTGGAAGTAGCAGGAAGTACTGCAGAAAGTGCATg gttgACAGAGAAGTTGATCCTGTTGATGTGAGCACTCTACATACGAAAGATGTATCACTTAGCCAAATGAGAACTATACAGTCTGCACAAACAGAGTCAGAGAAGGAGAGTCTTCGAACTAGCTTTGGACTTCGTGAACGAGAAAATCCCATGCTGTCATTGAACGTTGATTTATATCA ATCGACACCTGTTGAATGTCTCCATGCGATTTTGCTCGGCCCGGTCAAGTACTTACTGAAACGCTTCATTGCTGGATTAAAAAAGGAACAAAAAGCAAAAGTTCTGGCTATTGTTCAACAATTCAATTATTCTGGCTTTGACGTTCGACTGTATGGAAACATAATCAAACACCATTGTTCATTTGTTGGGAGGGATTACAAAGCCTGGGCACAG ATGGCTGCTTTTATTGTGACCCCATATGTGACTACCAATGAAAGAAAATTATGGTTGGCACTTTTAAAA GTGTTCAGTCTGGCATATTGTGTTCCATTTAATCCAAATTGTTCTGAGGAAAGCAGACAAGTATGTATAGGGGTTTGTAGACCTGGTGAAGGAATACAACCCACAAATGTCTAA
- the LOC135345042 gene encoding uncharacterized protein LOC135345042 isoform X2, with the protein MADVDDGGIQDDSDDQGRHVECDDDFQVLPDEDYNDDDNDGEDTENELYDTLQVVCNASSSSDSYSPFPSKQHALLYLLLHCPRPIYYSSDGTPFYANSMMATIRHCFANQLFASVVQRYPVQPDMELMEMYHGERWRTDPKLQTPMAVLPGSELHIQAHILLTLDQLKMAFTSVVYLYPEPGALVILESSDFKVTNILTIVSPPSSLLRYMLDSNTLEQLGMKEFEDFIQPHPLKYSGLGKPVVTAPIILYSDDTSGNKSKKWNCFNSWCFLVAGLPRSENSQLRNIHFITCSNKVSVLDMSRPVAEDIKTLQEGITVFDAFLKTEVIVRAPVVCLIADNPRAAEVINHRGGSSRKYCRKCMVDREVDPVDVSTLHTKDVSLSQMRTIQSAQTESEKESLRTSFGLRERENPMLSLNVDLYQSTPVECLHAILLGPVKYLLKRFIAGLKKEQKAKVLAIVQQFNYSGFDVRLYGNIIKHHCSFVGRDYKAWAQMAAFIVTPYVTTNERKLWLALLKVFSLAYCVPFNPNCSEESRQVCIGVCRPGEGIQPTNV; encoded by the exons ATGGCGGATGTTGATGATGGTGGTATCCAGGATGACTCGGACGATCAGGGAAGGCATGTAGAATGCGATGATGACTTTCAG GTTCTACCTGATGAAGATTACAACGATGATGACAATGATGGTGAGGATACAGAGAATGAGTTATATGACACACTGCAAG TTGTGTGCAATGCTTCATCGTCCTCTGATTCGTATTCTCCATTCCCATCGAAACAACATGCTTTACTCTATCTTTTGCTTCACTGTCCACGACCAATT TATTATTCATCTGATGGGACACCCTTTTATGCAAATTCAATGATGGCAACAATACGCCATTGCTTCGCTAATCAATTGTTTGCAAGTGTAGTCCAGAGGTATCCAGTTCAGCCTGACATGGAGTTGAT GGAAATGTATCATGGAGAGCGCTGGAGAACAGACCCAAAACTTCAAACCCCTATGGCTGTTTTGCCT ggTTCTGAGTTGCATATCCAAGCACATATATTGCTTACACTGGACCAATTAAAAATGGCATTCACATCAGTTGTCTACCTGTATCCTGAGCCGGGTGCTTTGGTTATACTTGAATCTTCTGACTTCAAGGTTACGAACATTCTAACTATTGTTTCACCACCTAGCTCCCTACTTCGATATATGTTGGATTCAAACACTCTCGAACAACTTGGaatgaag GAATTTGAGGATTTCATTCAACCTCATCCACTTAAGTATTCAGGATTAGGAAAGCCTGTTGTCACTGCACCAATTATTCTTTACTCTGACGATACAAGTGGAAATAAGAGTAAAAAGTGGAACTGTTTTAACAGTTGGTGTTTCCTTGTGGCAGGACTTCCGCGTAGTGAAAATTCTCAATTACGTAACATACACTTTATTACTTGTTCCAACAAGGTTTCTGTGTTGGATATGTCACGACCTGTTGCTGAGGATATCAAAACACTCCAAGAGGGAATAACTGTCTTTGATGCATTTCTCAAAACTGAGGTTATTGTGAGGGCACCTGTGGTTTGCTTGATTGCTGATAATCCTCGCGCAGCAGAAGTCATTAATCATCGAGGTGGAAGTAGCAGGAAGTACTGCAGAAAGTGCATg gttgACAGAGAAGTTGATCCTGTTGATGTGAGCACTCTACATACGAAAGATGTATCACTTAGCCAAATGAGAACTATACAGTCTGCACAAACAGAGTCAGAGAAGGAGAGTCTTCGAACTAGCTTTGGACTTCGTGAACGAGAAAATCCCATGCTGTCATTGAACGTTGATTTATATCA ATCGACACCTGTTGAATGTCTCCATGCGATTTTGCTCGGCCCGGTCAAGTACTTACTGAAACGCTTCATTGCTGGATTAAAAAAGGAACAAAAAGCAAAAGTTCTGGCTATTGTTCAACAATTCAATTATTCTGGCTTTGACGTTCGACTGTATGGAAACATAATCAAACACCATTGTTCATTTGTTGGGAGGGATTACAAAGCCTGGGCACAG ATGGCTGCTTTTATTGTGACCCCATATGTGACTACCAATGAAAGAAAATTATGGTTGGCACTTTTAAAA GTGTTCAGTCTGGCATATTGTGTTCCATTTAATCCAAATTGTTCTGAGGAAAGCAGACAAGTATGTATAGGGGTTTGTAGACCTGGTGAAGGAATACAACCCACAAATGTCTAA
- the LOC135345042 gene encoding uncharacterized protein LOC135345042 isoform X5, which translates to MADVDDGGIQDDSDDQGRHVECDDDFQVLPDEDYNDDDNDGEDTENELYDTLQVVCNASSSSDSYSPFPSKQHALLYLLLHCPRPIGSELHIQAHILLTLDQLKMAFTSVVYLYPEPGALVILESSDFKVTNILTIVSPPSSLLRYMLDSNTLEQLGMKEFEDFIQPHPLKYSGLGKPVVTAPIILYSDDTSGNKSKKWNCFNSWCFLVAGLPRSENSQLRNIHFITCSNKVSVLDMSRPVAEDIKTLQEGITVFDAFLKTEVIVRAPVVCLIADNPRAAEVINHRGGSSRKYCRKCMVDREVDPVDVSTLHTKDVSLSQMRTIQSAQTESEKESLRTSFGLRERENPMLSLNVDLYQSTPVECLHAILLGPVKYLLKRFIAGLKKEQKAKVLAIVQQFNYSGFDVRLYGNIIKHHCSFVGRDYKAWAQMAAFIVTPYVTTNERKLWLALLKVFSLAYCVPFNPNCSEESRQVCIGVCRPGEGIQPTNV; encoded by the exons ATGGCGGATGTTGATGATGGTGGTATCCAGGATGACTCGGACGATCAGGGAAGGCATGTAGAATGCGATGATGACTTTCAG GTTCTACCTGATGAAGATTACAACGATGATGACAATGATGGTGAGGATACAGAGAATGAGTTATATGACACACTGCAAG TTGTGTGCAATGCTTCATCGTCCTCTGATTCGTATTCTCCATTCCCATCGAAACAACATGCTTTACTCTATCTTTTGCTTCACTGTCCACGACCAATT ggTTCTGAGTTGCATATCCAAGCACATATATTGCTTACACTGGACCAATTAAAAATGGCATTCACATCAGTTGTCTACCTGTATCCTGAGCCGGGTGCTTTGGTTATACTTGAATCTTCTGACTTCAAGGTTACGAACATTCTAACTATTGTTTCACCACCTAGCTCCCTACTTCGATATATGTTGGATTCAAACACTCTCGAACAACTTGGaatgaag GAATTTGAGGATTTCATTCAACCTCATCCACTTAAGTATTCAGGATTAGGAAAGCCTGTTGTCACTGCACCAATTATTCTTTACTCTGACGATACAAGTGGAAATAAGAGTAAAAAGTGGAACTGTTTTAACAGTTGGTGTTTCCTTGTGGCAGGACTTCCGCGTAGTGAAAATTCTCAATTACGTAACATACACTTTATTACTTGTTCCAACAAGGTTTCTGTGTTGGATATGTCACGACCTGTTGCTGAGGATATCAAAACACTCCAAGAGGGAATAACTGTCTTTGATGCATTTCTCAAAACTGAGGTTATTGTGAGGGCACCTGTGGTTTGCTTGATTGCTGATAATCCTCGCGCAGCAGAAGTCATTAATCATCGAGGTGGAAGTAGCAGGAAGTACTGCAGAAAGTGCATg gttgACAGAGAAGTTGATCCTGTTGATGTGAGCACTCTACATACGAAAGATGTATCACTTAGCCAAATGAGAACTATACAGTCTGCACAAACAGAGTCAGAGAAGGAGAGTCTTCGAACTAGCTTTGGACTTCGTGAACGAGAAAATCCCATGCTGTCATTGAACGTTGATTTATATCA ATCGACACCTGTTGAATGTCTCCATGCGATTTTGCTCGGCCCGGTCAAGTACTTACTGAAACGCTTCATTGCTGGATTAAAAAAGGAACAAAAAGCAAAAGTTCTGGCTATTGTTCAACAATTCAATTATTCTGGCTTTGACGTTCGACTGTATGGAAACATAATCAAACACCATTGTTCATTTGTTGGGAGGGATTACAAAGCCTGGGCACAG ATGGCTGCTTTTATTGTGACCCCATATGTGACTACCAATGAAAGAAAATTATGGTTGGCACTTTTAAAA GTGTTCAGTCTGGCATATTGTGTTCCATTTAATCCAAATTGTTCTGAGGAAAGCAGACAAGTATGTATAGGGGTTTGTAGACCTGGTGAAGGAATACAACCCACAAATGTCTAA
- the LOC135345042 gene encoding uncharacterized protein LOC135345042 isoform X3, protein MMTFRFYLMKITTMMTMMVRIQRMSYMTHCKGETNLKFVWFAMKQMNPCLPSIHQIKQLVLPVFEAPTKYYSSDGTPFYANSMMATIRHCFANQLFASVVQRYPVQPDMELMEMYHGERWRTDPKLQTPMAVLPGSELHIQAHILLTLDQLKMAFTSVVYLYPEPGALVILESSDFKVTNILTIVSPPSSLLRYMLDSNTLEQLGMKEFEDFIQPHPLKYSGLGKPVVTAPIILYSDDTSGNKSKKWNCFNSWCFLVAGLPRSENSQLRNIHFITCSNKVSVLDMSRPVAEDIKTLQEGITVFDAFLKTEVIVRAPVVCLIADNPRAAEVINHRGGSSRKYCRKCMVDREVDPVDVSTLHTKDVSLSQMRTIQSAQTESEKESLRTSFGLRERENPMLSLNVDLYQSTPVECLHAILLGPVKYLLKRFIAGLKKEQKAKVLAIVQQFNYSGFDVRLYGNIIKHHCSFVGRDYKAWAQMAAFIVTPYVTTNERKLWLALLKVFSLAYCVPFNPNCSEESRQVCIGVCRPGEGIQPTNV, encoded by the exons ATGATGACTTTCAG GTTCTACCTGATGAAGATTACAACGATGATGACAATGATGGTGAGGATACAGAGAATGAGTTATATGACACACTGCAAG GGAGAAACAAACTTAAAGTTCGTTTGGTTTGCAATGAAGCAGATGAACCCTTGTTTGCCATCGATACATCAAATAAAGCAACTTGTTTTGCCTGTTTTTGAGGCCCCAACGAAG TATTATTCATCTGATGGGACACCCTTTTATGCAAATTCAATGATGGCAACAATACGCCATTGCTTCGCTAATCAATTGTTTGCAAGTGTAGTCCAGAGGTATCCAGTTCAGCCTGACATGGAGTTGAT GGAAATGTATCATGGAGAGCGCTGGAGAACAGACCCAAAACTTCAAACCCCTATGGCTGTTTTGCCT ggTTCTGAGTTGCATATCCAAGCACATATATTGCTTACACTGGACCAATTAAAAATGGCATTCACATCAGTTGTCTACCTGTATCCTGAGCCGGGTGCTTTGGTTATACTTGAATCTTCTGACTTCAAGGTTACGAACATTCTAACTATTGTTTCACCACCTAGCTCCCTACTTCGATATATGTTGGATTCAAACACTCTCGAACAACTTGGaatgaag GAATTTGAGGATTTCATTCAACCTCATCCACTTAAGTATTCAGGATTAGGAAAGCCTGTTGTCACTGCACCAATTATTCTTTACTCTGACGATACAAGTGGAAATAAGAGTAAAAAGTGGAACTGTTTTAACAGTTGGTGTTTCCTTGTGGCAGGACTTCCGCGTAGTGAAAATTCTCAATTACGTAACATACACTTTATTACTTGTTCCAACAAGGTTTCTGTGTTGGATATGTCACGACCTGTTGCTGAGGATATCAAAACACTCCAAGAGGGAATAACTGTCTTTGATGCATTTCTCAAAACTGAGGTTATTGTGAGGGCACCTGTGGTTTGCTTGATTGCTGATAATCCTCGCGCAGCAGAAGTCATTAATCATCGAGGTGGAAGTAGCAGGAAGTACTGCAGAAAGTGCATg gttgACAGAGAAGTTGATCCTGTTGATGTGAGCACTCTACATACGAAAGATGTATCACTTAGCCAAATGAGAACTATACAGTCTGCACAAACAGAGTCAGAGAAGGAGAGTCTTCGAACTAGCTTTGGACTTCGTGAACGAGAAAATCCCATGCTGTCATTGAACGTTGATTTATATCA ATCGACACCTGTTGAATGTCTCCATGCGATTTTGCTCGGCCCGGTCAAGTACTTACTGAAACGCTTCATTGCTGGATTAAAAAAGGAACAAAAAGCAAAAGTTCTGGCTATTGTTCAACAATTCAATTATTCTGGCTTTGACGTTCGACTGTATGGAAACATAATCAAACACCATTGTTCATTTGTTGGGAGGGATTACAAAGCCTGGGCACAG ATGGCTGCTTTTATTGTGACCCCATATGTGACTACCAATGAAAGAAAATTATGGTTGGCACTTTTAAAA GTGTTCAGTCTGGCATATTGTGTTCCATTTAATCCAAATTGTTCTGAGGAAAGCAGACAAGTATGTATAGGGGTTTGTAGACCTGGTGAAGGAATACAACCCACAAATGTCTAA